The Pirellulales bacterium nucleotide sequence TTTAGTCTAGTCAGCATCTCGAAGTCGGACAACCGCGACACGAGGCGCGAAGCGCCAACGAGGAGAATCGATGTCGGGCACAGAATCGCTCGCTGGCGCTTCGGGCTAGTATTCAGTCGAACGCGATGCGGATGAGTGTGTCATCGCTCAGCGAGCAGCCGGTCGTAGAGCTTGTGTAGCTCATCGACCATCCGCTCGTGCCGAAATTGGTCGGCAAATCGCAGGCGGCCCGCGGCGCCCATTTGTGCTCGAAGGGCCGGATCGGCGGCTAGCCGGTTGACTGCCGCCGCCAACTCGTCGATCGATTTGGGGGGAACCAGGAACCCTGTCTCGCCCGTGACGACAACCTCACGGGCGCCGTCGACGTCATAGCTCACCACCGGCCGGCCCACGA carries:
- a CDS encoding glycosyltransferase, which gives rise to RFLGLVSPERIPRLLAAMDIVVHASLREGLARALVQSLLVGRPVVSYDVDGAREVVVTGETGFLVPPKSIDELAAAVNRLAADPALRAQMGAAGRLRFADQFRHERMVDELHKLYDRLLAER